The genomic interval TCATGGCATATGACATGAACCGAGACCTTGCTCTGGTAAAAATGCAAACTCGCGGCAAGCCTGTGACTTTCTACTCTAAGAACACACTTCCAGCCGGAGTTACCGTTGAAGCCATCGGTCATCCTGAAGGATTCAACTACACAATCACCCGTGGTGTTTTCAGTGCTTACAGATCCATACAAGGTGTGGGACCAGCGGCATCAAACAAGAAGGTTCGTTACATCCAGACTGACGCTCCGATTAACCACGGAAACTCAGGCGGTCCGCTATTTTACAAAGACAAGCTGATCGGCGTAAATACGTGGGGACTTTCTAAACAGACTGCTGAAGGACTTAACTTCTCAGTTCATTACGCAGAAGTTATGGACTTTCTTAAGCAACACGGCATTAAATACCGCAAATAGGGAATTAGCATGAAAAATAGAACTAGAATATTCGCCGCAGTTATCGCGATAATGGCTTTAAGTATGCTCATGTCCGGTTGTCAGTCCAGGCAACGTATGGGGATGGTCAGAGAAAAAGGCACAGGACTTATGTACGGATCTTACATGAACGGCAACCTGTTCATGGACCCGTCGCAGTTCTCAAACCCGACAATTAAGCTTTCAATAAGAAATACTTCTGGTGACCCAGCGATTAACCTGAAAACCCTTCGTGCGGATCTGGAAAAGTCATACACTGATAAAGGATACGAGATTACCAAGGGTAAAGACTACGGTATTCATATCGACATCAACATGCGCTATTCCGGCCAGATGTCCTCAAATATGGCAATTGAATACGGGCTCATGGGCGCTGCAGCCGGAGGATACGCAGGTAGCAAATCTCCAAGTAGCACAGATGGTGCAGTGGTAGGAACAGCTGGTGGAGCAACAGTTGGAGCTATCCTCGGAAGTTACTCAACAGAAGATACCTACATAGTATTCGCAGATGTTGCGATCGGCCTAGTTGATACACTTGCCAAGCGTAAGAAATTTACAATCACTTTTGGTGATACTCAAATTAAGAAAGACGATGAAGACACTGGTTTCACTGCATACCGTGCCCGCGAAAAATCGAAGATTGCGGTATATGCTGGCGGCGATAATGTTCACCAGTCTGAAATAGTAGTCGGAGTTACATCCAGATTCAAAAGAATACTTGAAGATGTAATCTAAGCTGACTCCACTCAATATAGTTGAGCCGTTTCGAAAAACGCTTAATAAAAAAGGCCTTCTCAAATAAACTGAGACGGCCTTTTTTGTTTCTGAACATTTTCTGTAAAGCGCATTGATGTAATCTACTAATAAATTAACCCTATGAAGCTCCAGCAAGCTCAATATCAGTAGCAACAAGATCTCCTAGTGCGATGGTTGCAACTAGTTCTGCATCATAAGAACCACCGCTAGCCCCATCCCGATCCCAATATAGATTTCCGCTAGTACCTAAATCTTCCCACAGAAAGATAGGATCGGAGCCAGTACCAGAACTATCATAATGACTCTTTGTATCAAAATACCTTACAGAACCGAATTCAGCTCCATCAAAATAGAACTTATCAGTTCCTGAAACAAATGTTTGAATGGTATCCGATCCAGTCGCTGTTCCGAAGTAACTTGAATCCTTATAGCCGTAGGTATTGGCTCCACCATTCCCATTAATTATGTCATGCCCCTGTCCTCCAAAGAAAGTATTATCACCGCTATTTCCCGTCAGAGAGTCGCAAGAAGTAGATCCGATTATTCCCTCAAAGTTGCTCATAACATCCGTATAATGAGCATTATCAAGCCCGTCATATGTTGCTACGCCAGTTGCAAGGTTTGCAGTTACGCTGGCATAAGCACCTAAAAATGAAACAAAGTCATAATCCGCGCCACCGTCCAAAATATCATTTCCATCATCTCCGGTAATCACATCCTTACCGGAACCACCACTAATAATATCGTTGCCTTCATCGCCATGGATAGTATCATCACCTGCGCCACCACCCAGCAGATCATTACCTTCATCACCCATGATAGTATCGTTTCCATCATCACCATAGAGGGTATCAGCTCCAGCCTCTCCATCTAGAGTATCGTTACCCGCAAGGCCCATGATATAATCACTATTGGGTGTACCTTCTAATGTATCATCGCCAGCAGTTCCATAAACCCAAGTAATGCCGTCACTGGAAGTAGTACTCTGTACTTCAGTGGACTCAGGAATCTCTACAGTACCTTCAATTAATTCTAAAATATCATCGTCGGTAGGGACGTCATCCAGCTTTTCAAGCAATTCAGCAACGCTTTCAAGGTCACCCCCTGCGAGAGCATCAAATGTGTCTTGCGCTAATTCCATCATAGCAGCATCAAATATCTGCTGAGGACCATCGCCACCTTCAGGAGAACCTACAAGCACTCCTTCTACGCCTGGCTCAAGAACACTTTCCCCAACAATAACCGGACCACCTGTTTCACCGCCTTCGGCTCCTTCCTGTCCCTCTTCGCCCTCAGCCCCTTCTTCACCATCTGTCTGCTGCTGTTCCTGTTGCTCCTGTTGTTCTTGCTGCTCTTCCTGCTCACGTTGTTCCTGTATTTCCTGCTCAGCCTGAATAGCTGTCGGAGCGATAGACTGGAACTGTTCAAATTCTTCGACAGTCATAGTTCGCACTGTGCTCATGAGTCCTGATGAAGCAATATCAACTAATGCACGCGGCGTAGAAATCTGACGGAGCTCACCATCAATGGACTGGACCAGCAAGGCCTTACCACTGTGAATTTCTTCAACACCATGCTTCTCGCCGCCAGGACCAATTTCATGAACGGTGATGGTCCCGCGAATTCCGATAGTCGTGAGCGGAGTGCCGACCTTGAATCGTTCAGGATTCTGCTCAGCAATCTTACCCGTCACCATACGGAAAGTTCCTTGTGACATATTGAAAAGAAGTTCCGATGCGGATTCATCAGAATCATCAAAAATATAATCATCCAGAGCTATGGAGGAATCCTCACCCTGAGACAATAAAGTATCATCAACAAATTGTATTTCTGCACTACTGCCCGTACGGGTGATTAACTCATCCCCCGCATAAACCGGATCTCCAGCCGCAACAGATCGCATACCGGATTCAGATTGAAGAAAAACTTCACCATTAGCGGCAAGAACAACACCAATAGAATTTGATTCAAAAACAGCTTCAGGAGACATAGGACACACTCCATCTGTAACTTAACACTCCTCTATACTATATAATACTTTTTAAATATAATTCAAGACTGCAAAAATCTAATTGAAATATTTATTTATTACATACCCAGTAAAAAAACTCAAAATAAAAACCACTACTTAATATCAAACAGCTACAATAGATCAATTTATTTAAAATTTTATCTTATATGCACAAAAAAGTGCCGCGCCATTCTATTTTCATAAACAACGAGGCAACATTTCTTAAACTATCACAACTATAAGCTTAAACTACATCAAGCAATTGCCTCGGTATCAATATCACTCTCTAGCACTGACGCCCCATTAATAAGAGTTGCAACAAGAGTATTACCTCCGACATCATCTCCATTCGAA from Maridesulfovibrio frigidus DSM 17176 carries:
- the traT gene encoding complement resistance protein TraT — encoded protein: MKNRTRIFAAVIAIMALSMLMSGCQSRQRMGMVREKGTGLMYGSYMNGNLFMDPSQFSNPTIKLSIRNTSGDPAINLKTLRADLEKSYTDKGYEITKGKDYGIHIDINMRYSGQMSSNMAIEYGLMGAAAGGYAGSKSPSSTDGAVVGTAGGATVGAILGSYSTEDTYIVFADVAIGLVDTLAKRKKFTITFGDTQIKKDDEDTGFTAYRAREKSKIAVYAGGDNVHQSEIVVGVTSRFKRILEDVI
- a CDS encoding FecR domain-containing protein — translated: MSPEAVFESNSIGVVLAANGEVFLQSESGMRSVAAGDPVYAGDELITRTGSSAEIQFVDDTLLSQGEDSSIALDDYIFDDSDESASELLFNMSQGTFRMVTGKIAEQNPERFKVGTPLTTIGIRGTITVHEIGPGGEKHGVEEIHSGKALLVQSIDGELRQISTPRALVDIASSGLMSTVRTMTVEEFEQFQSIAPTAIQAEQEIQEQREQEEQQEQQEQQEQQQTDGEEGAEGEEGQEGAEGGETGGPVIVGESVLEPGVEGVLVGSPEGGDGPQQIFDAAMMELAQDTFDALAGGDLESVAELLEKLDDVPTDDDILELIEGTVEIPESTEVQSTTSSDGITWVYGTAGDDTLEGTPNSDYIMGLAGNDTLDGEAGADTLYGDDGNDTIMGDEGNDLLGGGAGDDTIHGDEGNDIISGGSGKDVITGDDGNDILDGGADYDFVSFLGAYASVTANLATGVATYDGLDNAHYTDVMSNFEGIIGSTSCDSLTGNSGDNTFFGGQGHDIINGNGGANTYGYKDSSYFGTATGSDTIQTFVSGTDKFYFDGAEFGSVRYFDTKSHYDSSGTGSDPIFLWEDLGTSGNLYWDRDGASGGSYDAELVATIALGDLVATDIELAGAS